CCCCGTCCGGGACGGACACCGAGCGGATGGCGGTCCGCCCCTGGTCAGGGCCCCCGAGCGACGCGAACAGCGGGTCCACCACCCCGAGGTTCGACGCGAGGCACAGCGGCGTCGACGCCGTGCCCGCGAGCCGCCGCACCACACCGTCCGGCAACGCCTGGGCGATGCGCGTCATCGCGTCGACGGCGGAGAACTCGCCGGCGGTGATCCGGCGGAAGCCGGCCTTGCTCGCCGCGCGGATCGGGGTGAGGTCCGTGTACCGGTCGGGGGAGACGACGACGTGCGCCGTCGCCCCGGACGTCGCGTTCGCGCGGAGGTCGTGGTCGCCACGCAGGGACACCGGGAGGGACACGGGGACCGTCTCGCCGTCGGTGACGCGCCCCGACGCCGCGAGAACGCCCAGCGTGACGGCGGCGAAGAGGGTGTTCGTGGTGCCGCCGGCGGCGGCCGCGGCGGCGGCGAAGCGCGGGCCGTCGACCTCCACCGCGATGGTCGGGAGGAGGCCGGGGTGCGCGGCGGCCGGGGAGTCCGTCCGGGGGGTCGACGCGTCGGCGGCGGTGAGCGGGGCGGCCGGGGAGTCCGCGCTGTCGTCGGCTGCCGCAGCCGGCACGCTCGGCGACGCGGCGGTGTGGGGGGCCGCCTCGGCCGCGCTGTCATCGGCCGCGCTGTCGTCGCCCGTCCCCCCGCGACCCGCCCGGAGGCTCGACCGCACCAGCCGCACCGCGGACACCGCCGCGTCGCCGACCAGCGACGCCGCGTCCCGCAGCGACGCGGCCACCGTCGGCCCCGGCCCCGCCGGGAGCGCGGCCTCCGCCTCCCGCCCGGTCAGCGCCTCGACGACCGCGGTGACCGCCCCGAGCCCGTCCGCGATGACGTGGCTGAAACTCAGGCTGACGAGGCGGCCCCCGTCGGCGGTCGGGGCGGTGGTCAGCGCCCACGCGGGCCCGGCGACGCTGTCGAGCCGCAGTCGCAGCTGGTCACGGATCCACCGGCCCTCCCCGCCGGCGGGGACGGTCGGTAGCCCGGTGCGCACGAGCCCGGCGCCGGCGTCGTACACCCACCGGTCGCGGGTCGGGCCGTGCGACCGCCGGACGAGCCGCGCGAGCCGGCCCCGACGCAACGCCGCCCCGAGCTCGGCGACGGCGGCGTCGTCCACCGGCCGTGCCCCGTGACGGGCCCGGCCGCCCGCACCCGTCGCGGACCCCGCACCCGCCGCGTGATCGTCGCCGGCCGGGTCGCCGGCCCTGTCGCCGGCCGCGTCCTCCTGCGGCGCGGGCAGCCGCCAGATGAGCTGGTTCGTCACCGGCACGCCGAGGACGCGCTCCATGACGACGAACAGCGCGTCGTCCGAGGTCAGCCGGGTGATCCGCCCGTCGCGCGCCCCACCGGTCCCTGCCGGGGGTGCCGACGCTGTCGTGCCCGATGTCGTCTCGTCCGTCACGGTGGACCTCCCGGTCTCGTCCTGGAGACAGCGGTGGTGCGCTGCCGTGGATGGTGCGGTGGTGCGGTGGTGCAGTGATGCTGTGGTGCAGTGGTGCGGTGGTGCGGTGGTGCGGGGCTGTGCCGCCCGCGTCCCGCGCGGACTGTGCCGCGCGGACGCCCGCCGCACTCAGCCCAGCGGGGACAGCACCCGGGCGATCGCGTGGTCGCCGGTCGCCACCACATCCTCCACGACGGAGGTGAACGCCGCGAGGAACCGCTCCACGGACTCCGCCGCGACGGCGGTGTCCGGGTACCGCATGGAGACGTTGAGTCCGCCGAGACCCCGGTTGATCCACAGGTAGACGTCGTCGTCACTGTGGATCGAGCTCCGCAGCGCCCGCTCGTGCGGGGTCCACGCCGTGGCCCCGGGGATGTGCCGGGTGTCGACGTAGGAGACGACGAACCGCGGCGGCTCCGTCACGTCGAGGATCTGCGCGACCCGGGCGTACGGGTGGCCGACGAGGTCCCGGTTCGCCATGACCGACGCCGTCGTCTGCGACAGGGCCTCCGGGAAGGACGTCGCGTCGCCCAGCGGGTCGGCGACCGGCATGAGGCCGACGAACCACCCGGCGGCGAGCGCGTACTCCGGGCTCGTGCGCGTGTGCATCGGCATGATGTACCGCACCTCGGACCCGCCGGACAGGGAGGTCAGGGCGATCTTCAGCGCGGTGAGGAACCCGCCCATCTGCGACGACCCCAGCTCCTTCGACCGGTCGGCGAACGCCTTCGCCGTCGCGTCGTCGAAGATCCACCGGGACAGGCTGCGCTGCCGGAGCTGACCGTGGCGGTCGAACTTCGCGTCGAGCGGGTCGATGACCGTGTCCCCGGCGGGGTCGGGGGCGACGCTGCCGTCCGCGCGGTGACCGCCGTCGGCGTCCGCGGGGTCCCCGTGCACGGGCAGGGGGAAGCGCGGCGGGGCGAGGACGGCGTCCGTCCCCGGCGCCCCGGAGAAGCCGTTGGTCTCGGCGAGGAACTCCCGCCACCGGGCGACGGCGGGGTGGTCGGCGTCGAGCAGGTCGGCGGCGGCGCGCTCGATCGTGCTGAAGTCCACGTAGGAGCCGGTCGGGGGCAGCTCGGCCGCGGTGCCGTCGAGGACGGACCGGTAGAGCTCCGTGAGCTCGGCGATGGAGAAGATCTGCGTGTACGCGTCCATGATCGCGTGGTCCGCGCCGAAGACGACCGTGAACCAGCCGTCGCCGGGGGCGGCGACGTCGTCGGTCGCGAGGGCGTCCTCCGCGTTGGCCTCGCCGGCCGCGGCGTCCCAGCCGTGGGCGTACGGGTCGATCGTCGCGACGGCGAGGTGCGGCCACCGGAGCACGGAGATCTCCCGGGAGAACAGCTTCCGGATCGCCTTCTGGATGTCGAGGTCCGGGGCGGGGGCGTCGGCGGCGTCCGGGCCGGTGGCGTCCGCGGTCGCCGGGGCGTCGGCGGCGGAGGGGTCCGTCGTCCCCACCCGTCCGAGATCGAGCGTCCGCACGTCGACGGCGTCGGCCGGGAGGGTCTTCCGCTGCACCCCGGTGCCGTCGCTGCCGCGGACGGCGGTGGTCCGGTAGGCCTCGTGGCGGGCGTGCCACCGGCGGAGGGTCTCGGCGAAGGCGTCGTGGTCGAGGGGGCGGCGGATGCGGAACGCGGTGCCGATCCAGTCCTCGGGGGCGACCTGCTCCTCACCGGCCAGCGAGTCGAGGACGTGGGCCTCGTGGTTCGCCGACAGCGGCCGCGGGTCCTCCCGCCACTGCGAGGGGTCCGCCGCGCCGACCCATCCGGTGAGGATGCCGGGGTGCAGCCGGTAGTCCGAGAGCTCTGTGTATTCCATGGGGCGTCTCCTTCTCGTCGTTCCGGGGCGGTTCCCGGACCCCGGGTCAGGTCCGGGGGTGTGCGGTGGGCGGTGGAGCTGCGACGCATCCCGCTGAGGGGGTGTTCCTCCGGGGGTGGTCGGTGTTCTGACGGGCGTGCGGTCGTGCCGCCGTGTGGGTTGTGGGTTCCTGTGGGGTTGCTGTGCGGGTCTGTCGTGCGTGGACCGTGTGCGGAGCTCCCGTCCGTGGGGGTGGCGGTGTGGAAACCGGTCATCCCGGACGTGGACATGGGTGGAAAATTATGTGAGGGATTTACTTATTCCCGGAGTTTCACGTAAAATTTTCACCAGGAGTCCGGCGGGCCGGTTGTGTCGTACGGAACGACAGTTTAGGGGCCGGGACCAGCGGTTTTAAGTCACCTTTGTATAGTGAAGGCGGTCAATATTTCGACGAAGGTCTATCGACTTATTGATCTTTAGTGTACGGGCGAAGATAGTTTTGGCCGGTGATTCTCAGGTACGTCGCGCGGGGCGGGTGCGGGCACCGGGCACGCGTCGTGCGAGGCAGATGCGGGTGCGGGGCACGCGCCGGGTGGCGGCGGGGTGCCGGCGGGGTGCCGTCCGGTGCCGTCGCCCGGGTCGCCGGGGGTGTCGTCCGTCGGGTGCCGACGCCCGGGTCCGCGGTGGTCTCCGCGAGTGCGCCCGGCACGCCCGGCCGGGGGATAGGCTCGGCGGCATGACGCACTCCACACCCGCCGGCGCGACGGGCCCCGGCAGTCCCGACAGCCCCGACGCCGCCGGCGCCGGCGCCCCGACCGGCCGGACGGTCCTCATCTCCGGGTCCGGCCGGGGCATCGGCCGCCTCACCGCGCAGACCCTCCTCGACCGCGGATGGACCGTCGGCGTGTACGACATCAGCGACGACGTCGACTGGGTCGACACCCTCCCCGCCGCGACCCGCCGCCGCGCGCACCGGGGCCACCTCGACGTCACGGACCCGGAGTCCTGGACCGCCGCGCTCACCGGGTTCACCGCCGCGACCGGCGGCCGGCTCGACGCGCTCGTCAACAACGCCGGGATCCTCTACGGCGGCCCGTTCATCACCGAGGGCAGCCACGAACGGGACGCCGCGCTCGTCGACGTCAACGTCAAGGGCGTCCTCCACGGCGCCAGCGCCGCCTACCCGTACCTCCGTGCGACCCCGGACGCGCGCCTGGTCAACCTCGCCTCCGCGTCCGCGATCTACGGCACCCCGGACATGGCCGTGTACTCCGCGACGAAGTTCGCCGTCCGCGGCATCACCGAGGCGCTGAACCTGGAGTGGGAGGAGGACGGGATCCTCGTCACCGACGTCTGGCCGCTGTACGTCCGCACCGGGATGCTCGACGGCGTCCGCACGACCGGCACCGACCGCCTCGGCGTGCGCCTCACCCCGGAGACCGTCGGCCGCGCCGTCGCCGATGTCGTCGAGGCCCCGCGCCGGGTGCCCGCGGCGGTCCACCACCCGGTCGGTCTCCAGGCGAAACTGCTGTACGCGGCGTCGCACTTCTCCCCGGCGTGGCTGGGCCGGTACGTCAACGCGAAGCTCACGACGTCCCGGCGCGTCCGGATCTGACGGCCCGCCCGGGGCGGCCGGACGCTCCGGGGTCCCCCGGGTGGGGACGTGGCCGCGGGGTGGCCCGGGCCGGCGGCGGGGGCGGTCGCCTGTATTTTCGCGAACCTAACCACAGGGGTACGTCGTCGTTCTAGGGTGAGGGCAACCACGGCCTCTGGAAGGACTCCGACAATGACCGCCACACCCGCGAACACCACGGCCACCGGTGCGGAACCCGGCACGACCACCGCGACCGGCACAGCGACCGGCACAGCGACCGCTACCGCGCCCGCCACCACGACCCCGTCCGGGCGACCGCTGCCCTACAGCCACACCCCGGGTCTCGCCGAGGCCCGGAACCTCGCCGACCACCCCACGTTCCGCCCCATCCCCGAGTTCGAGGGGGTGCACGAGATCTGGCCCCGGGGGGACCGGCTCAAGGCCGTGCGGGAGGGGGCACGACGCTACCGCGAGCGCTTCCTCACGCAGGGGAGGGTGCTCGGCGTGAAGTCGTTCGACATCGCCGCCGCCCCCTACCCGTCGCGCTTCGCCTTCCAGGGCTACTCGCTCAACATCAACCCGCTCATCAGCATCATCAACCGGATGCTCGTCATCCAGTACGAGGACTTCAACGGCGTCCCCCGGACGCTCGTGTGGGAGCCGACGGTCGCCGACGGGTCGAAGAAGTCCCCGTTCTACAACAAGCTCGCGAAGTTCGGCGAGAAATTCGGCGGGGAGCGGCTGCTCGCGAGGTACTACAACGACCCGGAGGACATCCTGCCGTCGCTGGGGATGGACAACTCGGACGTCGACTACGTGTCCTTCGACCACCTCCACGTCCAGGACAGCCGCATGATCATGGGCTCGACGGATGACCCCGAGCCCGGGGAGGCGCCCTTCGAGCCGCTGTTCCCCCGCGCCCGGATGATCGTCCACGAGGCGGAGCTCGGCACGTTCGAGTCCCTCCACCCCATGCAGACGGCCTGGTACGTCGAGGAGGGGATGAACGGCGTCGACCGGGACGTGCTGAGCACGTTCAGCGGTGACGTCGAGATCGGGGTGGGCATTTCCCTCCTGTGGACCCCCGGCCACACCGACGGCAACCACTCGCTGTGCATCAACACCCCGGACGGCATCTGGATCTCCTCCGAGAACGGCATGGCCGCGGACTCGTGGCAGCCGGAGCTGTCCCGGATCCCGGGGCTCAGCGCGCAGGCGAAGTTCTACGAGCGGGAGGTCGTGCTCAACGGCAACACCCTCGAGGACTCGCTGGACCAGTACGACTCCATGATCAAGGAGAAGGAGATGGCCAGCAACGCCCGGAAGGACGCGCGGTGGAAGCAGATCCTCCCGTCGTCCGAGTGCGCGCCGTGGAAGCGGCAGTGGCCGCTCATCCCGGGGATCACGCACGGCGGCATCGACTACGGGGAGCTGCGCCGGCGGCGGTAGGCCCGGGGCGGGGGCGCGGGGCGGGGGCCGCGCGGTGGGTGCGGCTCCCGGCCCCGGGGGTGCGGCCCGGCGGGGGCCGCGGCGGCGCGGGCGACCCGACGCCACCCGCCCGGCACCGCTCTAATGCAGACGTGCCAAAACTGTCTTACGCTGGGCGGGCATGAGCGCCGCACCACCGCCAC
The sequence above is drawn from the Corynebacterium bovis DSM 20582 = CIP 54.80 genome and encodes:
- a CDS encoding condensation domain-containing protein, translated to MEYTELSDYRLHPGILTGWVGAADPSQWREDPRPLSANHEAHVLDSLAGEEQVAPEDWIGTAFRIRRPLDHDAFAETLRRWHARHEAYRTTAVRGSDGTGVQRKTLPADAVDVRTLDLGRVGTTDPSAADAPATADATGPDAADAPAPDLDIQKAIRKLFSREISVLRWPHLAVATIDPYAHGWDAAAGEANAEDALATDDVAAPGDGWFTVVFGADHAIMDAYTQIFSIAELTELYRSVLDGTAAELPPTGSYVDFSTIERAAADLLDADHPAVARWREFLAETNGFSGAPGTDAVLAPPRFPLPVHGDPADADGGHRADGSVAPDPAGDTVIDPLDAKFDRHGQLRQRSLSRWIFDDATAKAFADRSKELGSSQMGGFLTALKIALTSLSGGSEVRYIMPMHTRTSPEYALAAGWFVGLMPVADPLGDATSFPEALSQTTASVMANRDLVGHPYARVAQILDVTEPPRFVVSYVDTRHIPGATAWTPHERALRSSIHSDDDVYLWINRGLGGLNVSMRYPDTAVAAESVERFLAAFTSVVEDVVATGDHAIARVLSPLG
- a CDS encoding SDR family oxidoreductase is translated as MTHSTPAGATGPGSPDSPDAAGAGAPTGRTVLISGSGRGIGRLTAQTLLDRGWTVGVYDISDDVDWVDTLPAATRRRAHRGHLDVTDPESWTAALTGFTAATGGRLDALVNNAGILYGGPFITEGSHERDAALVDVNVKGVLHGASAAYPYLRATPDARLVNLASASAIYGTPDMAVYSATKFAVRGITEALNLEWEEDGILVTDVWPLYVRTGMLDGVRTTGTDRLGVRLTPETVGRAVADVVEAPRRVPAAVHHPVGLQAKLLYAASHFSPAWLGRYVNAKLTTSRRVRI